A DNA window from Streptomyces bacillaris contains the following coding sequences:
- a CDS encoding ABC transporter substrate-binding protein, which yields MVTRVSSRTPRPGRRLRTLLASGAAALALTAGAVVPGNPLAPVPSEARADDGKTTLTVAVAQSVDSLSPFLAQRLLSTSIHRLMYDYLTNYDAKDSRAIPGLATAWEPSEDKLTWTYTIRSDSKWSDGQQATAEDAAWTFNKMMTDEGAATSNGSFVGNFEEVTAPSKDKLVIRLKEPQATMAALDVPIVPKHVWEKVDDFSKFNNDKDFPIVGNGPFILTDYKVDSYVKLKANKDFWRGAPKFDELVFRYYKDQDAAVAALRKGEVSFVAGSPSLTPAQSASLENAPDIKVNDAPGRRFFALAVNPGARTKDGQKFGDGHPALLDQKVRHALFRSVDRKTIIDKVFQGHAVEGEGYIPPRFADYFWKPSAEQKLSYDPAAAAALLDEAGYRKNSAGKRVGEDGRPLDFRILCHATDPNDKAIGKYLQEWWGDLGIGLKVDCLDNVSDPWYAGEYDLAFDGWSVNPDPDFVLSIHTCAALPAKAKESAATDNFICDQQYDELYKKQLAEYDPAKRAELVRQLESRLYDTGYMNVMAYPNAVEAYRTDHIESITTMPSDGGNIYGQDGYWSWWSAVPAAGASSSASSDSGGSSTGVLVGVGIAVVVLVGGGLLFAMRRRSTAEDRE from the coding sequence ATGGTCACAAGAGTCTCCTCCCGCACCCCCCGGCCCGGCAGGCGTCTGCGTACGCTGCTGGCCTCGGGCGCGGCCGCCCTGGCGCTCACCGCCGGGGCCGTCGTCCCGGGAAACCCGCTCGCGCCGGTGCCCTCCGAGGCCCGCGCCGACGACGGGAAGACGACGCTCACGGTCGCCGTCGCGCAGAGCGTCGACTCGCTGAGCCCGTTCCTCGCCCAGCGGCTGCTGAGCACGAGCATCCACCGGCTCATGTACGACTACCTGACCAACTACGACGCCAAGGACAGCCGGGCGATCCCGGGGCTCGCCACCGCCTGGGAGCCGTCCGAGGACAAGCTGACGTGGACGTACACGATCCGGTCGGACTCGAAGTGGTCCGACGGGCAGCAGGCCACCGCCGAGGACGCGGCCTGGACCTTCAACAAGATGATGACCGACGAGGGGGCGGCCACCTCCAACGGCAGCTTCGTCGGCAACTTCGAGGAGGTGACCGCACCCAGCAAGGACAAGCTGGTCATCAGGCTCAAGGAGCCGCAGGCCACCATGGCGGCGCTGGACGTGCCGATCGTCCCGAAGCACGTCTGGGAGAAGGTCGACGACTTCTCCAAGTTCAACAACGACAAGGACTTCCCCATCGTCGGGAACGGTCCGTTCATCCTGACGGACTACAAGGTCGACAGCTATGTGAAGCTCAAGGCCAACAAGGACTTCTGGCGCGGCGCGCCCAAGTTCGACGAGCTGGTCTTCCGCTACTACAAGGACCAGGACGCGGCCGTCGCCGCCCTGCGCAAGGGTGAGGTCTCCTTCGTCGCGGGCAGCCCCAGCCTGACCCCGGCCCAGTCCGCCTCGCTGGAGAACGCCCCGGACATCAAGGTGAACGACGCCCCGGGCCGCCGATTCTTCGCGCTCGCCGTCAACCCCGGAGCCCGTACCAAGGACGGCCAGAAGTTCGGTGACGGGCATCCGGCGCTGCTGGACCAGAAGGTGCGCCACGCACTGTTCCGTTCGGTCGACCGGAAGACGATCATCGACAAGGTCTTCCAGGGCCACGCCGTGGAGGGCGAGGGGTACATCCCGCCGCGCTTCGCGGACTACTTCTGGAAGCCGTCGGCCGAGCAGAAGCTCTCCTACGACCCGGCGGCGGCCGCCGCCCTGCTGGACGAGGCCGGGTACCGGAAGAACAGCGCGGGCAAGCGCGTCGGCGAGGACGGCAGGCCGCTGGACTTCCGGATCCTCTGCCACGCCACCGACCCCAACGACAAGGCGATCGGCAAGTACCTCCAGGAGTGGTGGGGCGACCTGGGCATCGGGCTGAAGGTCGACTGCCTCGACAACGTCTCGGACCCCTGGTACGCGGGTGAGTACGACCTCGCCTTCGACGGCTGGTCCGTCAACCCGGACCCCGACTTCGTCCTCTCCATCCACACCTGCGCCGCGCTGCCCGCCAAGGCGAAGGAGTCGGCGGCGACCGACAACTTCATCTGCGACCAGCAGTACGACGAGCTGTACAAGAAGCAACTGGCCGAGTACGACCCCGCCAAGCGGGCGGAACTTGTCCGGCAACTGGAGTCGCGGCTGTACGACACCGGGTACATGAACGTCATGGCGTACCCGAATGCCGTCGAGGCCTACCGCACCGACCACATCGAGTCCATCACCACCATGCCGTCGGACGGAGGCAACATCTACGGCCAGGACGGCTACTGGAGCTGGTGGTCGGCGGTTCCGGCCGCGGGCGCCTCCTCGTCGGCCTCCTCCGACTCCGGTGGCTCCTCCACCGGGGTGCTCGTCGGGGTCGGGATCGCCGTCGTCGTCCTCGTCGGTGGCGGACTGCTGTTCGCCATGCGCCGCCGCTCGACCGCGGAAGACCGTGAATAG
- a CDS encoding ABC transporter permease — translation MEKHQEPPEPTEKPSGPPEAVRADSPRALTRARRRQAALRFWQQYRTHRAGLVGLAVLVVIALLALTAPLLVGADSKSVTDAPGGPMEAPSGQFPLGTDQFGRSLLALMLWGTRVSLTVGLLAAFLSVAIGTLIGITAGHFKGWYATVVMRITDWFLVMPTLVLAIALATVLSRSIWTTILAIGVTTWPTTARLVRAQTLSVESRPYIERSRALGGGHGHIMSRHVLPNVMPLVLAQTTLVISTAILTEATLAFLGLSDPTIVSWGGLLQDAREAGAVSSGNWWYLAPPGLAIAVVALAFTLCGRAIEAVLNPKLGVSR, via the coding sequence ATGGAGAAACACCAGGAGCCCCCGGAGCCCACGGAGAAGCCCTCCGGCCCGCCCGAAGCCGTACGGGCGGACAGCCCGCGCGCCCTCACCCGGGCCCGGCGCCGGCAGGCCGCCCTCCGCTTCTGGCAGCAGTACCGCACCCACCGCGCCGGTCTCGTCGGCCTCGCCGTGCTCGTGGTCATCGCCCTGCTGGCGCTAACCGCCCCGCTCCTGGTGGGGGCCGACTCGAAGAGCGTGACCGATGCGCCGGGCGGCCCCATGGAGGCACCCAGCGGCCAGTTCCCGCTCGGCACCGACCAGTTCGGGCGCAGCCTGCTGGCCCTGATGCTCTGGGGCACCCGGGTCTCACTCACCGTCGGCCTGCTCGCCGCCTTCCTCTCCGTGGCGATCGGGACCCTGATCGGGATCACGGCGGGCCACTTCAAGGGCTGGTACGCCACGGTCGTCATGCGGATCACCGACTGGTTCCTGGTGATGCCGACGCTCGTCCTGGCCATCGCCCTGGCCACGGTGCTCTCCCGGTCGATCTGGACGACGATCCTCGCGATCGGCGTGACGACCTGGCCGACCACCGCCCGGCTGGTGCGGGCGCAGACGCTCTCGGTCGAGTCCCGCCCGTACATCGAACGCTCGCGGGCGCTCGGCGGCGGGCACGGGCACATCATGTCCCGCCATGTCCTGCCGAACGTGATGCCGCTGGTGCTCGCCCAGACCACGCTGGTGATCTCCACCGCCATCCTCACCGAGGCCACCCTCGCCTTCCTCGGGCTGAGCGATCCCACGATCGTGTCCTGGGGCGGGCTGCTCCAGGACGCCCGGGAGGCGGGGGCGGTCAGCTCGGGCAACTGGTGGTACCTCGCCCCGCCCGGACTCGCCATCGCCGTGGTCGCGCTCGCCTTCACGCTCTGCGGCCGGGCCATCGAGGCCGTGCTCAACCCGAAGCTGGGGGTGTCCCGTTGA
- a CDS encoding SCO5717 family growth-regulating ATPase — protein sequence MNSDRDEIRGGWNTPVDESSDADPAEMTGEFTIDYTPPAWYTQNAAGDSSGGAGSHLAPPPPPHGAPVSVPAQPSPGGFDPNWAPAPPAPPTSSAPDVPSVPSAAPAAPVADAPADPVGPVVPGAPTPPATPAAPAAPAASAEGAGDDPGTFGGGDVESGATMRFSPAALKREIAEREAAAEASRTEEGAGSSRTEASSTAADGTGSDPAPADHSVTGDSDTDTDAGTKVSAEADEPKSADATDVAASDDKADATADSGDAPADAVPQDAAPGNATPEDAAPEGAPPAESPTAPSAALPAPQASAAPVPWSAPADENALPPLPPAFQPATPQPIAPQPAAQWPAPVPPAEAPGGYGFPQAPQQQAPQPPHQLPGQGPHGAPAAPGGAPLPPQAHPQAPQAPQAPQGAGGYGFPQGAPGPGGYGFPQGTPGPGGYGFPQPQPPQAPAADTPQQQQHQQSAPLPAQATPNLPAPAAPTTPQQPEPYQQHGPQHGQQQGQHPGQPPVDPRAGGAWPTPVTHDQRERSVPGAPLGYTAAVELSSDRLMRGKQKAKSSRNPSAASRFKLGGKKEEAERLRKLELIRTPVLSCYRIAVISLKGGVGKTTTTTALGSTLATERQDKILAIDANPDAGTLGRRVRRETGATIRDLVQAIPYLNSYMDIRRFTSQAPSGLEIIANDVDPAVSTTFNDEDYRRAIDVLGKQYPIILTDSGTGLLYSAMRGVLDLADQLIIISTPSVDGASSASTTLDWLSAHGYAELVQRSITVISGVRETGKMIKVDDIVQHFETRCRGVVVVPFDEHLAAGAEVDLDMMRPKTREAYFNLSALVAEDFARAQQQQGLWTSDGQNPPPQYAPPLPGQQGYPVPGQPMPGQIPGQQMPGQVPGAPVPGQAPGQTAPGQQGHTPQHPGVPQQQPYPPQQQPGPGGQQPYAPQQPGPGRPYQQPYPGQPGQQGHPGHPGQQGHPGQPSQPMPGHPGQPPYPGQPQPPYGGYQAAGQPGAPQPPQQPYPPQPGPAAGPQNGWQPLPPQAQPGTPQHAQPGTPPHAQPGAPNHPHPGAPHQPAPGAPHHPGAQTGDPRAQSGGPGPAAPPQGQPGGPDDPEGRADLKGPVPPGGRQQTPPQPPQAPHQ from the coding sequence GTGAACAGCGATCGGGACGAGATCCGCGGCGGATGGAACACGCCCGTCGACGAGTCGTCCGACGCGGATCCCGCCGAGATGACGGGTGAGTTCACCATCGACTACACCCCTCCCGCCTGGTACACGCAGAACGCGGCGGGGGATTCGTCGGGCGGCGCGGGCTCCCATCTGGCCCCGCCTCCGCCGCCGCACGGGGCTCCCGTGTCCGTACCGGCACAGCCGTCCCCGGGCGGCTTCGACCCCAACTGGGCGCCTGCTCCCCCGGCCCCGCCGACCTCGTCGGCTCCGGATGTCCCGTCCGTCCCTTCTGCGGCTCCGGCCGCGCCTGTGGCGGACGCGCCCGCCGATCCGGTCGGGCCCGTTGTTCCCGGTGCGCCCACGCCTCCTGCCACCCCGGCCGCACCCGCCGCACCCGCCGCCTCTGCCGAGGGGGCCGGTGACGACCCGGGCACGTTCGGGGGTGGCGACGTGGAGAGCGGTGCCACGATGCGGTTCTCGCCGGCCGCCCTGAAGCGGGAGATCGCTGAGCGCGAGGCGGCGGCGGAGGCTTCCCGTACGGAGGAGGGTGCGGGCTCCTCCCGTACGGAGGCGAGTTCCACGGCCGCCGACGGTACGGGCTCCGATCCGGCCCCCGCCGACCACTCGGTGACCGGGGACTCCGACACGGACACCGACGCCGGCACCAAGGTGTCGGCCGAAGCGGACGAGCCGAAGTCGGCGGACGCCACCGACGTGGCCGCATCCGACGACAAGGCGGACGCCACGGCGGACAGCGGCGACGCCCCCGCCGACGCCGTACCGCAGGACGCGGCTCCCGGAAACGCGACTCCCGAAGACGCGGCTCCCGAGGGCGCCCCGCCCGCAGAGTCGCCCACCGCACCGTCCGCCGCCCTGCCCGCACCGCAGGCCTCGGCCGCGCCGGTGCCGTGGTCCGCGCCCGCCGACGAGAACGCGCTGCCGCCGCTGCCGCCCGCCTTCCAGCCGGCCACGCCCCAGCCCATCGCACCGCAGCCCGCGGCCCAGTGGCCCGCGCCCGTGCCGCCCGCCGAGGCTCCCGGGGGCTACGGCTTCCCGCAGGCGCCTCAGCAGCAGGCACCCCAGCCGCCCCACCAGCTCCCCGGCCAGGGCCCGCATGGCGCACCGGCCGCTCCGGGCGGCGCCCCCCTGCCACCGCAGGCCCACCCCCAGGCACCTCAGGCACCTCAGGCTCCCCAGGGCGCGGGGGGCTACGGCTTCCCCCAGGGCGCTCCGGGGCCCGGCGGTTACGGCTTCCCGCAAGGCACCCCGGGGCCGGGAGGTTACGGCTTCCCGCAGCCCCAGCCGCCCCAGGCCCCGGCCGCCGACACACCCCAGCAACAGCAGCACCAGCAGTCGGCCCCCCTCCCCGCGCAGGCAACGCCCAACCTGCCCGCGCCCGCCGCCCCCACCACCCCGCAGCAGCCGGAGCCGTACCAACAGCACGGCCCACAGCACGGCCAGCAGCAGGGACAGCACCCGGGGCAGCCGCCCGTCGACCCGCGTGCAGGTGGCGCCTGGCCCACCCCGGTCACGCACGACCAGCGCGAGCGTTCCGTGCCGGGCGCGCCGCTGGGCTACACGGCGGCCGTCGAGCTGTCCTCCGACCGGCTCATGCGCGGCAAGCAGAAGGCGAAGAGCAGCCGGAACCCCTCCGCCGCCTCCCGGTTCAAGCTGGGCGGCAAGAAGGAGGAGGCCGAGCGGCTGCGCAAGCTGGAGCTGATCCGTACGCCGGTGCTCTCCTGCTACCGCATCGCCGTCATCAGCCTCAAGGGCGGCGTCGGCAAGACCACCACCACGACCGCGCTGGGCTCCACCCTGGCCACCGAGCGGCAGGACAAGATCCTCGCCATCGACGCCAACCCGGACGCGGGCACGCTGGGGCGCCGGGTGCGCCGCGAGACCGGGGCGACCATCCGCGACCTGGTCCAGGCGATCCCGTACCTCAACTCGTACATGGACATCCGGCGGTTCACCTCGCAGGCGCCCTCCGGTCTGGAGATCATCGCCAACGACGTGGACCCGGCCGTCTCCACGACGTTCAACGACGAGGACTACCGGCGCGCGATCGACGTGCTCGGCAAGCAGTACCCGATCATCCTCACCGACTCGGGCACCGGCCTCCTCTACAGCGCGATGCGCGGGGTGCTGGACCTGGCCGACCAGCTGATCATCATCTCCACGCCCTCGGTCGACGGTGCCTCCAGCGCCTCCACCACGCTGGACTGGCTCTCGGCGCACGGGTACGCGGAGCTGGTGCAGCGGTCGATCACCGTCATCTCGGGGGTCCGCGAGACCGGCAAGATGATCAAGGTCGACGACATCGTGCAGCACTTCGAGACGCGCTGCCGGGGTGTCGTGGTCGTCCCGTTCGACGAGCACCTGGCGGCGGGCGCCGAGGTCGACCTCGACATGATGCGGCCGAAGACGCGGGAGGCGTACTTCAACCTCTCGGCCCTCGTCGCGGAGGACTTCGCCCGCGCCCAGCAGCAGCAGGGGCTGTGGACCTCGGACGGGCAGAACCCGCCCCCGCAGTACGCCCCGCCGCTGCCGGGCCAACAGGGCTACCCGGTCCCGGGCCAGCCGATGCCGGGGCAGATCCCGGGCCAGCAGATGCCGGGTCAGGTGCCGGGCGCGCCCGTGCCCGGTCAGGCCCCGGGCCAGACGGCCCCCGGTCAGCAGGGCCACACCCCGCAGCACCCCGGTGTACCGCAGCAGCAGCCCTACCCGCCCCAGCAGCAGCCGGGCCCCGGCGGGCAGCAGCCGTACGCCCCCCAGCAGCCCGGCCCCGGCCGGCCCTACCAGCAGCCGTACCCTGGCCAGCCCGGTCAGCAAGGCCACCCCGGTCACCCTGGTCAGCAAGGCCACCCCGGTCAGCCCAGCCAGCCGATGCCGGGACACCCCGGCCAGCCCCCCTACCCCGGCCAGCCGCAGCCGCCGTACGGGGGATATCAGGCGGCCGGACAGCCGGGCGCACCGCAGCCCCCGCAGCAGCCCTACCCCCCGCAGCCCGGCCCGGCGGCCGGACCGCAGAACGGCTGGCAGCCGCTCCCCCCGCAGGCCCAGCCGGGCACGCCCCAGCACGCCCAGCCGGGAACACCTCCGCACGCCCAGCCCGGAGCGCCGAACCACCCCCACCCCGGAGCACCGCACCAGCCCGCGCCCGGCGCACCGCACCACCCCGGGGCCCAAACAGGTGACCCGCGGGCCCAATCGGGTGGACCGGGGCCCGCAGCCCCGCCGCAGGGGCAGCCGGGTGGTCCGGACGACCCGGAGGGCCGGGCCGATCTGAAGGGTCCGGTGCCGCCCGGGGGCCGGCAGCAGACGCCTCCGCAGCCACCGCAGGCTCCTCACCAGTGA
- a CDS encoding ABC transporter permease has translation MSSESTPALVKGAAGVESTASGGPAPAGPPARSPRSRTTAAYLRYAAGKLAGAAVSLFAVLVTSFFLFRLIPGDPVKQMTGGRQVSTEQIAAMRREFGLDLPLWQQFTQYCGKALTGDFGTSYQFRAPVMDKITEALPATLLLTGTAFVIYTLLGIWLGSRSAWRNGAAGDRANTAFALTLYSVPSFWLGLLLIITLSVGIGPIPGLFPTGGMESGSTTGFDRVLDIAHHMVLPVITLVAVEYARTLLVMRSSLLDEMGSDYLTTARAKGLRDDLVRRKHAVPNAMLPTVTLLFVNLGTTVAGAILVETVFSWPGLGGLFYQALSVPDLPLVQALFFVFASAVILMNTLADVIYPLLDPRVGR, from the coding sequence ATGAGCTCAGAATCCACTCCCGCGCTGGTCAAAGGCGCGGCGGGTGTGGAGAGCACCGCATCCGGCGGCCCGGCTCCGGCCGGGCCGCCGGCCCGCTCCCCGCGCTCCCGCACCACGGCCGCCTACCTCCGCTACGCGGCGGGGAAGCTGGCCGGGGCGGCCGTCTCCCTCTTCGCCGTCCTCGTCACCAGCTTCTTCCTCTTCCGGCTGATCCCGGGCGACCCGGTCAAGCAGATGACCGGCGGCCGTCAGGTGTCGACCGAGCAGATCGCGGCGATGCGCCGTGAGTTCGGGCTCGACCTGCCGCTCTGGCAGCAGTTCACGCAGTACTGCGGCAAGGCCCTGACCGGCGACTTCGGTACGTCGTACCAGTTCCGGGCCCCCGTCATGGACAAGATCACCGAGGCGCTGCCCGCGACCCTGCTGCTCACCGGCACCGCGTTCGTGATCTACACCCTGCTCGGCATCTGGCTGGGCTCCCGCTCGGCCTGGCGCAACGGCGCCGCCGGGGACCGGGCCAACACGGCGTTCGCGCTGACGCTCTACTCGGTGCCGTCGTTCTGGCTCGGCCTGCTCCTGATCATCACCCTGTCGGTCGGTATCGGCCCGATCCCCGGGCTCTTCCCGACCGGCGGCATGGAGTCCGGCTCCACCACCGGCTTCGACCGCGTACTCGACATCGCGCACCACATGGTGCTGCCCGTCATCACGCTGGTCGCGGTGGAGTACGCGCGCACGCTGCTGGTGATGCGCTCCTCGCTGCTGGACGAGATGGGCAGCGACTACCTGACGACAGCCAGGGCCAAGGGGCTGCGGGACGACCTCGTCCGCCGGAAGCACGCCGTGCCGAACGCGATGCTGCCGACGGTGACGCTGCTCTTCGTGAACCTCGGCACGACGGTGGCCGGGGCGATCCTGGTGGAGACGGTCTTCTCCTGGCCGGGGCTCGGCGGCCTCTTCTACCAGGCGCTGAGCGTGCCGGACCTGCCCTTGGTGCAGGCGCTGTTCTTCGTCTTCGCCTCCGCGGTGATCCTGATGAACACGCTGGCCGATGTGATCTATCCGCTGCTCGATCCCCGGGTGGGCCGATGA
- a CDS encoding ABC transporter ATP-binding protein, with protein MTATTTTTGPEPSASPDLSKPVGDPPLLEVRNLTVTYGGTVPAVRGVDLRVEAGQKLGIAGESGCGKSTLALALLRLLPATAKLTGEILLDGEDVLTMKWGRLRAVRWAGASIVFQGAMHSLNAVHRVGDQIAEPILLHNAKATPAAARRRAGELLEQVGLPAARAQAYPHELSGGQRQRVMIAMALACDPRLIIADEPTTALDVMIQAQILRLIEQLVADQDVGLIMISHDLAVLADTCDRLSVMYAGRVVEEGPARQVYAEARHPYGRALSAAFPRIGDLASRRAPRGLPGDPPDPAALPGGCTFHPRCPVALDSCATEDQELREAGGERRAACVLVDTPATDDSRNTA; from the coding sequence TTGACGGCCACGACCACCACGACCGGCCCGGAGCCGTCCGCGTCGCCCGATCTCTCGAAACCGGTCGGTGACCCGCCGCTGCTGGAGGTGCGGAACCTGACCGTCACGTACGGCGGCACCGTCCCGGCCGTACGAGGCGTCGATCTCCGGGTGGAAGCCGGGCAGAAGCTCGGGATCGCCGGGGAGTCCGGCTGCGGCAAGTCGACACTGGCCCTCGCGCTGCTGCGGCTGCTGCCCGCGACGGCGAAGCTCACCGGGGAGATCCTGCTCGACGGGGAGGACGTCCTCACCATGAAGTGGGGGCGGCTGCGGGCGGTCCGCTGGGCGGGCGCGTCGATCGTCTTCCAGGGCGCGATGCACTCGCTCAACGCGGTCCACCGGGTCGGGGACCAGATCGCGGAACCGATCCTGCTGCACAACGCCAAGGCCACCCCGGCCGCCGCCCGCAGGCGCGCCGGGGAGCTGCTGGAGCAGGTCGGCCTGCCCGCCGCCCGCGCCCAGGCGTATCCGCACGAGCTGTCGGGCGGCCAGCGCCAGCGCGTGATGATCGCGATGGCGCTCGCCTGCGACCCACGCCTGATCATCGCGGACGAGCCGACGACGGCCCTGGACGTGATGATCCAGGCCCAGATCCTGCGGCTGATCGAGCAGTTGGTGGCCGACCAGGACGTGGGGCTCATCATGATCAGCCACGACCTGGCGGTGCTGGCGGACACCTGCGACCGGCTCTCGGTGATGTACGCGGGCCGGGTCGTCGAGGAGGGCCCGGCCCGGCAGGTGTACGCGGAGGCCCGCCACCCGTACGGCCGGGCGCTCTCCGCCGCTTTCCCGAGGATCGGCGACCTGGCCTCCCGGCGCGCCCCGCGCGGTCTGCCGGGCGACCCGCCGGACCCGGCGGCGCTGCCGGGCGGCTGTACGTTCCACCCGCGCTGCCCGGTGGCCCTGGACTCCTGCGCCACGGAGGACCAGGAGCTGCGGGAGGCCGGGGGCGAGCGGCGGGCGGCGTGCGTGCTGGTGGACACTCCCGCGACCGACGATTCGAGGAACACCGCATGA
- a CDS encoding XdhC family protein — MRDILPGLRSRCAAGTPLALATVVAVHGSAPRDPGAVMAVDAEGTVLGSVSGGCVEADVYEVAREVLAGAGPRVVPYGISDDEAFGVGLTCGGTIEVLVRAYASGAELADLAALLDLLAADVPVAEATVLSGAAETGARMVVRATGVHGTLGTEGLDAAVTDDARGLLEQGLTGIQWYGARGQRRMAEVAVFVRSHTPPPRMLVFGAIDHAAATARIGSFLGYRVTVCDARPAFATRERFPTADEVVCAWPHDYLEATGVDARTVICVLTHDPKFDVPLLLAALRTPAAYIGVMGSRRTHDDRLARLREAGVDEAHLSRLASPVGLDLGARTPEETAVSIAAEIIQHRWGGTGRPLGELTGAIHHGAPPSAEPRP, encoded by the coding sequence GTGCGCGACATCCTGCCCGGCCTCCGCTCCCGCTGCGCCGCCGGTACGCCCCTCGCCCTGGCGACCGTCGTCGCCGTGCACGGCAGCGCGCCCCGCGACCCGGGCGCGGTCATGGCCGTCGACGCGGAGGGCACCGTGCTCGGCAGCGTCTCCGGGGGCTGTGTCGAGGCCGATGTGTACGAGGTCGCCCGCGAGGTGCTCGCCGGGGCGGGGCCGCGCGTGGTCCCGTACGGGATCAGCGACGACGAGGCGTTCGGCGTCGGGCTGACGTGCGGCGGCACGATCGAGGTGCTGGTGCGCGCGTACGCCTCCGGAGCCGAGCTGGCCGACCTCGCGGCCCTGCTCGACCTGCTCGCCGCCGATGTGCCGGTCGCGGAGGCCACCGTTCTGTCCGGTGCGGCGGAGACCGGCGCCCGCATGGTGGTCCGGGCCACCGGCGTACACGGCACTCTCGGTACGGAGGGGCTCGACGCGGCCGTCACGGACGACGCCCGGGGCCTGCTGGAGCAGGGCCTCACCGGCATCCAGTGGTACGGGGCGCGCGGCCAGCGCCGGATGGCGGAGGTCGCGGTCTTCGTCCGGTCCCACACCCCGCCGCCCCGCATGCTCGTCTTCGGCGCCATCGACCACGCGGCGGCCACCGCCCGCATCGGCTCCTTCCTCGGCTACCGGGTCACCGTCTGCGACGCCCGCCCCGCCTTCGCCACCCGGGAACGCTTCCCGACCGCCGACGAGGTGGTGTGCGCCTGGCCGCACGACTATCTGGAGGCGACCGGGGTCGACGCCCGCACGGTGATCTGTGTCCTCACCCACGACCCGAAGTTCGACGTGCCCCTGCTCCTCGCGGCCCTGCGCACCCCCGCCGCGTACATCGGTGTCATGGGCAGCCGCCGCACCCACGACGACCGCCTCGCCCGGCTCCGCGAGGCCGGGGTGGACGAGGCGCACCTGTCCCGCCTCGCCTCACCCGTGGGCCTCGACCTCGGAGCCCGTACGCCGGAGGAGACGGCGGTCTCCATCGCCGCCGAGATCATCCAGCACCGCTGGGGCGGCACGGGGCGCCCGCTGGGCGAGCTGACGGGGGCGATCCACCACGGGGCACCCCCCAGCGCTGAGCCTCGTCCCTAG
- a CDS encoding oligopeptide/dipeptide ABC transporter ATP-binding protein — MSTVPLLSAEALKVSFPGRRGAATARAVDGVDLDIRPGEIVALVGESGCGKTTLARSLLGLVPPTAGRVTFAGAPLDYAGRALKAYRKRVQLVLQDPSGSLNPRHTVYDAVAEGLRIHGYAGDERAAVSEALSRAGLRPPERFFLRYPHELSGGQRQRVVIAGALVLEPELIVADEPVASLDASVRGEILALLLRLRDELGLSALVVTHDLGLAWNIADRVAVMYLGRIVETGPVEQLLTAPRHPYTQALLSVLPEAEGEPVVLTGEPPDPSKVPSGCRFHVRCQVLASGAAERAGVAEACRTVNLPVLNGGGEAQVACHWAAACGDRA; from the coding sequence ATGAGCACAGTCCCTCTCCTCAGCGCCGAAGCCCTGAAGGTCTCCTTCCCCGGCCGGCGCGGGGCCGCCACCGCCCGCGCGGTCGACGGCGTCGATCTCGACATCCGGCCCGGCGAGATCGTGGCGCTGGTCGGTGAGTCGGGGTGCGGCAAGACGACGCTCGCCCGCTCGCTGCTCGGCCTGGTCCCGCCCACCGCCGGCCGGGTCACCTTCGCCGGAGCCCCGCTGGACTACGCGGGCCGGGCGCTGAAGGCGTACCGGAAGCGCGTGCAGCTGGTGCTCCAGGACCCCAGCGGCTCGCTCAACCCGCGCCACACGGTGTACGACGCGGTAGCCGAGGGCCTGCGCATCCACGGGTACGCGGGCGACGAGCGGGCGGCCGTCTCGGAAGCCCTCTCCCGGGCCGGGCTGCGACCGCCCGAGCGGTTCTTCCTGCGCTACCCGCACGAGCTGTCGGGCGGCCAGCGCCAGCGCGTGGTGATCGCCGGGGCCCTGGTCCTGGAGCCGGAGCTGATCGTGGCCGACGAACCGGTGGCGTCGCTGGACGCGTCGGTACGGGGCGAGATCCTGGCCCTCCTCCTGCGCCTCCGTGACGAACTGGGCCTCTCGGCGCTCGTCGTCACCCATGACCTGGGGCTCGCGTGGAACATCGCTGACCGGGTGGCGGTGATGTACCTCGGCCGGATCGTCGAGACCGGCCCGGTCGAGCAGCTGCTCACGGCCCCTCGGCACCCGTACACCCAGGCCCTGCTGTCCGTCCTCCCGGAGGCGGAGGGCGAACCGGTCGTCCTGACCGGCGAGCCCCCGGACCCCTCGAAGGTCCCGTCCGGCTGCCGCTTCCACGTCCGCTGCCAGGTCCTCGCCTCGGGCGCGGCGGAGCGGGCCGGGGTGGCGGAGGCGTGCCGCACGGTGAACCTGCCGGTGCTGAACGGCGGCGGGGAGGCCCAGGTGGCGTGCCACTGGGCGGCGGCGTGCGGCGATCGGGCCTAG